In Pseudoalteromonas piratica, the following proteins share a genomic window:
- a CDS encoding PepSY-associated TM helix domain-containing protein: MSIRKAFFWLHLIIGCIAALFIFLMSATGALLTYERQIIHYAEKSDYPVAPTSNAKTLSLDQLIPIANSFSHKKPLSIAIRNEQNAFVQVKEGRKTLAYLNPYTGEKMDEPGLATKTFMRKLRAFHRWLTLDGSFSETGRWVNGIANVIFFVLVLSGLYLWLPKRFNKRAFKQKLTFGKSYPNTNARDYQWHNVYGIYLAPVLAVVIATAFFFSFKWPGNTLKEVVSTQAKIEKLTATPLTQGTAQSLEVLFKNAINQTPDWQRAQFSLPKTTMDKLAFSLDTGTGGEPQKRLTVTVDTQTGAILQIITFDDLSTYRKARSYIRFLHTGEAYGIIGQTIAGLASLLACLLVYTGIMLSWRRWQNYRLRKAKLAVETA, from the coding sequence ATGAGTATAAGAAAAGCCTTTTTTTGGCTTCACCTAATTATTGGCTGTATAGCCGCCCTGTTTATTTTTTTAATGTCGGCAACCGGTGCCCTATTAACCTATGAACGTCAAATTATTCATTATGCTGAGAAAAGCGACTACCCAGTAGCGCCAACTAGTAATGCAAAAACGCTTTCGCTGGATCAATTAATCCCCATTGCAAATAGTTTTTCCCATAAAAAGCCACTCAGTATCGCCATTCGAAATGAGCAAAATGCCTTTGTGCAAGTAAAAGAAGGCCGCAAAACCCTTGCCTACTTAAACCCTTATACAGGTGAAAAAATGGATGAGCCAGGGCTTGCCACCAAAACCTTTATGCGCAAATTACGTGCCTTTCACCGCTGGCTCACACTCGATGGCAGCTTCAGCGAAACAGGTCGTTGGGTTAATGGCATCGCCAATGTGATTTTCTTTGTATTGGTACTTTCGGGGCTTTATTTATGGTTGCCAAAACGCTTTAATAAACGCGCCTTTAAACAAAAGCTTACCTTTGGCAAGTCTTACCCAAACACTAATGCCCGCGACTACCAATGGCATAATGTGTACGGCATTTATCTTGCGCCTGTACTGGCAGTAGTGATTGCAACGGCGTTCTTTTTCTCATTTAAATGGCCGGGTAATACGTTAAAAGAGGTGGTATCGACTCAGGCAAAAATAGAAAAGCTTACAGCAACACCCTTAACCCAAGGCACAGCTCAATCGCTTGAAGTGTTATTTAAAAACGCCATAAACCAAACGCCAGATTGGCAACGTGCCCAATTTAGCTTACCAAAAACAACAATGGATAAACTGGCGTTTAGCCTTGATACGGGTACAGGTGGCGAGCCACAAAAACGTTTAACGGTAACGGTTGATACACAAACAGGCGCTATATTACAAATAATCACCTTTGATGATTTATCAACCTACCGAAAAGCACGCAGTTACATTCGCTTTTTACACACAGGCGAAGCGTACGGCATTATCGGCCAAACCATCGCAGGCCTTGCCTCGCTACTTGCATGTTTACTCGTTTATACCGGCATTATGCTTTCATGGCGTCGCTGGCAAAACTACCGCTTACGAAAAGCAAAATTAGCAGTAGAAACTGCTTAA
- a CDS encoding TIR domain-containing protein, producing the protein MSDLTTKERRKLETYFEMGGGYFLDFSNNSLAQFVAESVDLELYSNKYEIGSGSKANRMRAIWDLEPNQLVGKLIRDIIEDDDEKRLLYPHHKNRNQELKIHCLQIAARLEGSHGTIAPHVVSQPFSSGSFQPAQQSVPVNSPSAVGVFPPVQQNIPANTAPVKQHFTQPAQQKVPAFSKTTNDKNKVFIVHGHDDLAKEQLARFVSQVGLVPIILHEQASSSKTIIEKIEKYADEVCFAIVLYTPCDVGAKAGVTALSPRSRQNVVFEHGYFIGKLGRENVTAIVKGDLEKPNDISGVVYETLDAAGAWKFKLAKEMKISGCEIDMNNII; encoded by the coding sequence ATGTCAGATTTAACCACTAAAGAACGCAGAAAACTAGAAACTTATTTTGAAATGGGTGGTGGTTATTTTTTAGATTTTTCTAATAATTCACTGGCGCAATTTGTTGCTGAATCCGTTGATTTAGAGCTTTATTCAAATAAGTATGAAATAGGTTCTGGTTCCAAAGCAAATAGAATGCGTGCTATTTGGGACTTAGAGCCTAATCAATTAGTTGGCAAATTAATTAGAGACATTATTGAAGACGATGATGAAAAAAGGTTGCTTTACCCTCACCACAAAAATAGAAATCAAGAATTAAAAATTCATTGTTTACAAATAGCTGCCAGACTAGAAGGCTCTCACGGAACAATAGCACCACATGTTGTTAGCCAACCATTTAGCTCAGGCTCCTTCCAACCTGCGCAACAAAGTGTGCCAGTTAATAGCCCATCAGCTGTTGGGGTTTTTCCGCCCGTGCAACAAAACATACCTGCGAATACTGCACCTGTGAAGCAACATTTTACTCAACCAGCCCAACAAAAAGTACCAGCCTTTAGCAAAACAACGAACGATAAAAACAAGGTATTTATTGTTCATGGTCATGATGACTTAGCAAAAGAGCAATTGGCTCGATTTGTAAGTCAAGTTGGGCTTGTCCCAATAATATTGCATGAACAAGCTAGCTCAAGTAAAACGATAATTGAGAAAATTGAGAAATATGCAGATGAAGTATGCTTTGCCATAGTTTTATATACCCCTTGTGATGTAGGAGCTAAGGCTGGAGTAACAGCGCTATCTCCTAGATCGCGTCAAAATGTAGTTTTTGAGCATGGGTATTTTATTGGTAAGTTAGGTAGAGAAAACGTAACGGCAATAGTTAAAGGAGATCTTGAAAAGCCAAATGATATCAGTGGCGTTGTTTACGAGACTCTTGATGCTGCTGGTGCATGGAAGTTCAAACTTGCAAAAGAAATGAAAATTTCAGGCTGCGAAATAGATATGAACAATATTATTTAA
- a CDS encoding VOC family protein gives MNPAIKGLGETVLRVRDLESMKKFYANIIGLELIKEFPKVAFFKIADGFAGHTQVIGLFAEELPRAFVNDNISTIEPACSSLHHFALEISSEDYLTEKTRLENAGCEVITAEHSWCQWRSIYVKDPENNVVELVCYDVSVV, from the coding sequence ATGAACCCTGCAATTAAAGGATTAGGAGAAACGGTACTTAGAGTACGCGATCTTGAAAGCATGAAAAAATTCTATGCCAACATAATTGGGCTTGAATTAATTAAAGAATTTCCTAAGGTCGCATTTTTTAAAATTGCAGATGGCTTTGCAGGCCATACACAAGTAATTGGCTTATTTGCCGAAGAATTGCCTCGAGCATTTGTAAATGACAACATTTCTACTATTGAACCCGCTTGTTCTAGTCTGCATCATTTTGCATTAGAAATCTCATCAGAAGATTATTTAACCGAGAAGACACGGTTGGAAAACGCTGGTTGCGAAGTAATAACCGCTGAACATTCATGGTGTCAATGGCGTTCTATTTATGTAAAAGATCCCGAAAATAATGTTGTAGAGTTAGTCTGTTATGACGTGTCAGTAGTGTAA
- a CDS encoding 2OG-Fe(II) oxygenase family protein: MSIFGKLFRWERGRQNTGYDKMLLCGAIWPIRFDTYLIKFPEGSEIPPHTDNVTSGKHFRLNIVLKHAKVGGEFICSNPIFETKRIKLFRPDTCEHQVSKIVTGNRYILSIGWIKGS, translated from the coding sequence ATGTCTATTTTTGGTAAGTTATTTCGCTGGGAGCGGGGACGACAAAACACCGGTTACGATAAAATGTTATTGTGTGGTGCTATATGGCCAATACGGTTTGATACTTACCTCATTAAGTTCCCCGAAGGCAGTGAAATACCACCGCACACAGATAATGTCACGTCGGGTAAGCACTTTCGTTTAAATATAGTGTTAAAGCATGCCAAGGTAGGCGGAGAGTTTATTTGTTCAAACCCGATTTTTGAGACCAAACGCATCAAATTATTTCGCCCCGATACCTGTGAGCATCAAGTGTCTAAGATAGTAACAGGAAACCGCTACATACTGAGCATTGGCTGGATTAAAGGCTCTTAG
- a CDS encoding 5-carboxymethyl-2-hydroxymuconate Delta-isomerase, with the protein MPHCVIEHSDKVDGNMLIEAVHKGALTSELFEPTGSDIKVRATAFSNYKTGVVDLKFVHVTLKILSGRTSEQKEMLSNTVLDKLSDLSLTNCSISVEVQDIDRASYAKVIV; encoded by the coding sequence ATGCCACATTGCGTAATTGAGCATTCAGATAAAGTTGATGGCAATATGTTAATTGAAGCTGTTCATAAAGGGGCGTTAACGTCTGAATTATTTGAACCGACAGGCAGCGATATTAAAGTCAGAGCAACGGCATTTTCAAACTACAAAACAGGTGTTGTTGACCTTAAATTTGTGCATGTCACGCTTAAAATTTTATCCGGTCGCACAAGCGAACAAAAAGAAATGCTATCTAATACCGTATTAGATAAATTAAGCGACCTGTCACTTACAAACTGCTCTATCTCAGTGGAAGTGCAGGATATTGACCGTGCCAGCTATGCAAAAGTAATTGTATAA
- a CDS encoding ExbD/TolR family protein: MTKQNPHTQNAEVDMNPMLDIVFILLIFFIVTTSFNRPTALDLNRVKENKPSLSQTVTPQFQITNDNQILLNNKVIDAQSIAINLARLDANGEITAISVAADKESTHNTLVHLLNEIKGYTSAPVSLGNLR, from the coding sequence ATGACCAAACAAAACCCCCATACGCAAAACGCAGAAGTTGATATGAACCCTATGCTGGATATTGTATTTATCCTGCTTATCTTTTTTATTGTCACCACCAGCTTTAATCGGCCAACTGCGCTTGATTTAAATCGCGTAAAAGAAAACAAACCTAGCCTTAGTCAAACTGTTACACCGCAATTTCAAATCACTAACGATAATCAGATATTGCTCAATAATAAGGTCATTGACGCGCAATCAATTGCTATAAATTTGGCCCGACTAGATGCTAATGGCGAGATTACAGCCATTTCAGTAGCTGCAGATAAAGAAAGCACACATAACACCTTAGTGCATTTGTTAAATGAAATAAAAGGCTACACCTCAGCGCCAGTATCACTTGGTAATTTACGATAA
- a CDS encoding DUF1624 domain-containing protein: protein MTNHLQHLKNRVPSIDILRGIVILLMLVDHVRERVFLHHQVADPMNLDETSTALFFTRFLAHFCAPIFVFLTGLSAWLYANPINQAPRDVRSFLFKRGAFLILLEITLVNFSWFGSYHALYLQVIWAIGLCMISLAVLTALPHKVIGLLGVIIVAGHNALDFIEFTPDEFGYSIWTVLHDRGYLYMSESFKVKVSYPTLPWVGVICLGYALGPLFAETKQAAERVSILFKLTVICFALLILLRGLNVYGEPVPWVYSSDWLLSLQSFINFTKYPPSLDFILLTLGMAFCVLAMLEKYDVHALTWLRYFGSAPMFFYLLHLYVLLVMYIILVAVFGTNKGVYFGVDDVWQVWLISIVLGALLYKPTQLFSNFKKTTQWAWVKYF, encoded by the coding sequence ATGACAAACCACCTACAACACTTAAAAAATCGCGTGCCATCCATTGATATTTTACGTGGCATCGTAATCTTATTAATGCTGGTTGACCATGTGCGAGAACGGGTGTTTTTACATCATCAAGTTGCTGATCCGATGAACTTAGATGAAACCAGCACTGCGCTTTTTTTTACACGCTTTTTAGCCCATTTTTGTGCTCCCATTTTTGTATTTTTAACTGGGTTAAGTGCTTGGCTTTATGCAAACCCGATAAACCAAGCGCCCAGAGATGTGCGCTCGTTTTTGTTCAAACGCGGGGCTTTTCTCATATTACTTGAAATTACACTGGTAAATTTTTCATGGTTTGGCAGTTATCACGCGCTCTATCTGCAAGTTATCTGGGCGATAGGGCTATGTATGATAAGTTTAGCGGTATTAACCGCATTGCCTCATAAAGTAATTGGTTTGCTTGGTGTAATTATTGTTGCAGGTCATAACGCGCTTGATTTTATTGAATTTACGCCCGATGAGTTTGGTTATTCAATATGGACAGTGCTGCATGATCGCGGATACTTATACATGAGTGAAAGCTTTAAAGTGAAAGTATCTTACCCAACATTGCCTTGGGTTGGTGTAATTTGTTTAGGCTATGCACTTGGGCCCTTATTTGCAGAAACTAAACAAGCAGCAGAGCGTGTATCAATTTTATTCAAGCTTACAGTAATATGTTTTGCCCTGTTAATTTTGCTAAGAGGCTTAAATGTATATGGTGAGCCAGTACCTTGGGTGTATTCATCTGATTGGCTACTTTCACTACAATCCTTTATTAACTTTACTAAATACCCGCCGTCGTTAGATTTTATTTTATTGACGCTTGGCATGGCATTTTGTGTGCTCGCAATGCTTGAAAAGTATGATGTACATGCGCTTACATGGCTTCGTTATTTTGGCTCTGCACCCATGTTTTTCTATTTACTGCACTTATATGTGTTGCTGGTAATGTATATAATTTTGGTCGCAGTATTTGGCACTAACAAGGGCGTTTATTTCGGTGTTGATGACGTATGGCAAGTATGGCTAATCTCAATTGTACTTGGTGCTCTGTTGTATAAACCCACACAACTATTTTCAAACTTTAAGAAAACAACACAATGGGCGTGGGTGAAGTATTTTTAA
- a CDS encoding TonB-dependent siderophore receptor, translating into MKKQFLFTLVIASNSAFAQDLNTPNTSNNNDIEHIEITQFWQPYRGNVPLFQMPQAVDQINADVIENEGITRFIDALSLSPSIVRQNNSGGMFDSFAIRGFSGDENNPTGYLVNGFNSRGYNGNRSTANIQAIEVMKGPGSALYGQGEPGGTVNIVTKKPQFEKQGYVQGTLGNFNKKQIEFDYTNGFNEESAFRINGAYEDSDTHRDHVTLESLHLSPSVLWHVSENTKLSYEMEILDQKKPLDRGVYVLNNNFDEIEAEDFYGDIRDGAHKVAALGHQFVLNHKLNDNWHLLSGFAYRDSSFKGLSSDTELSSGRQLVYTDPNTLSRQRRERDYQALDMNARFELSGELATGTIKHNLLVGMDYYNFELDTDYKVWRTAWGSGDTTYSINPNNPDYTQPQPEPLAKTLTAEEQKGLGLYAQNLMALTEKSKLLLGVRVDKLDQEILNKRSDSVQTRNQTEFSPRLGYIYDINENVNVFTNYAEGFRPNPGLDSDRNAFEPEETKSLEVGAKWHNVANRFSGNIAVFTAEKTNMLTAEPDTGLSATLGEVESQGIEFNLITELTNNTNLELAYAYTDAKTANDVINSDWGVPIPKGSRLINIAEHVGHVSLRHFTQIMGKDSYVGATVNYVGDRLGETTDPDYILPAYTLVNVSAAIDLSTQLTLKLDVNNVFNEAYFENSYHKLWTMPGSPINYSASLKYQF; encoded by the coding sequence ATGAAAAAGCAGTTTTTATTTACCCTGGTTATTGCTTCTAACAGTGCATTTGCACAAGACCTTAATACACCAAACACTTCAAATAATAACGATATTGAACACATCGAAATAACGCAGTTTTGGCAGCCTTACCGAGGTAATGTACCTTTATTTCAAATGCCACAAGCAGTTGATCAAATTAATGCTGATGTAATTGAGAATGAGGGCATTACTCGATTTATTGATGCATTGTCCTTATCACCTAGCATTGTGCGACAAAATAATTCAGGTGGTATGTTTGATAGCTTTGCTATTAGGGGTTTTTCAGGCGATGAAAATAACCCAACAGGTTACCTTGTAAATGGCTTCAATTCTCGTGGTTATAACGGCAATAGAAGTACGGCGAATATTCAAGCAATTGAAGTAATGAAAGGGCCAGGCTCTGCACTATATGGTCAAGGTGAGCCTGGTGGCACTGTGAATATTGTGACCAAAAAGCCACAATTTGAAAAGCAAGGCTATGTACAAGGCACTTTAGGCAATTTTAATAAAAAGCAAATTGAATTTGATTACACCAATGGCTTCAATGAAGAGAGTGCATTTCGCATTAATGGTGCTTATGAAGATTCTGACACGCATCGTGATCATGTGACTTTAGAAAGTCTGCATTTATCGCCTTCGGTATTATGGCATGTGTCAGAAAACACAAAATTAAGCTATGAAATGGAGATTCTAGATCAGAAAAAACCACTCGATCGTGGCGTTTATGTTCTTAACAATAATTTTGATGAAATTGAAGCCGAAGATTTTTATGGTGATATTCGTGATGGTGCGCATAAAGTCGCTGCGTTAGGTCATCAATTTGTCCTTAATCATAAACTTAATGACAATTGGCACTTACTTTCAGGCTTCGCGTATCGTGACTCGTCGTTTAAAGGGTTATCGTCTGATACTGAGTTATCTAGCGGTCGCCAGTTAGTGTATACCGACCCAAATACCTTATCTCGCCAGCGCCGTGAGCGCGATTATCAAGCGCTTGATATGAATGCACGTTTTGAACTAAGTGGTGAACTGGCAACGGGAACTATTAAACATAACCTGCTAGTGGGTATGGATTACTATAACTTTGAGTTGGATACAGATTATAAAGTGTGGCGCACAGCGTGGGGCTCAGGTGATACTACTTACTCAATTAATCCAAACAACCCTGACTATACACAGCCTCAGCCAGAACCATTGGCTAAAACGCTAACTGCAGAAGAGCAAAAAGGACTTGGCCTGTACGCACAGAACCTAATGGCTTTAACAGAAAAGTCAAAGTTATTACTTGGTGTGCGAGTTGATAAATTAGACCAAGAAATTTTAAATAAACGCAGTGACTCAGTGCAAACGCGCAATCAAACTGAGTTTTCACCTCGCCTTGGTTACATTTACGATATTAATGAAAATGTGAATGTATTTACCAATTATGCTGAAGGATTTAGACCTAACCCAGGACTCGATTCAGATAGGAACGCATTCGAGCCGGAAGAAACCAAATCATTAGAAGTTGGTGCAAAATGGCACAATGTTGCAAATCGCTTTTCGGGCAATATTGCCGTATTTACTGCTGAAAAAACCAATATGCTAACGGCAGAGCCAGATACTGGGTTATCAGCAACGTTAGGTGAAGTTGAAAGCCAAGGTATTGAATTTAATTTAATTACTGAACTCACGAACAATACCAATTTAGAGCTGGCATATGCATATACCGATGCAAAAACTGCAAATGATGTGATTAACTCTGACTGGGGGGTGCCCATTCCAAAAGGCTCACGTTTAATCAATATTGCTGAGCATGTTGGGCATGTATCGTTAAGGCATTTCACGCAGATAATGGGTAAAGACAGCTATGTGGGTGCGACAGTTAATTATGTGGGCGACCGTTTAGGTGAGACGACTGATCCTGACTACATTTTACCTGCATATACCCTTGTGAATGTGTCCGCTGCCATTGATTTGAGCACGCAACTTACGCTTAAGTTAGATGTAAATAATGTTTTCAACGAAGCGTATTTTGAAAACTCATACCACAAACTTTGGACTATGCCGGGCTCTCCAATCAATTACAGTGCGAGCTTAAAATACCAATTTTAA
- a CDS encoding sensor histidine kinase, whose amino-acid sequence MKKYLSRLTTRTKLQLAVVMSIALVLIPVLLLLNATSTQTIVVLIIALPVGWIVSGLLTQSVNSGIQALETGLLNFKDGEFSSLLAYSAQDELGHLCQIYNQTAEQLRQEKQWIYQRELMLDKVLQSSPQALVLIDSTDHVVFSNLSANRLFASDLRLEGLTRDALYQTAHAQIKQAMESGRDGLFHLKHDSDEVQTWHLSTGQFLLNNHLHHLYIFKQLTRELSRQEVAVWKKVIRIISHELNNSLGPMSSLLHSGQLLSQNLEEPRLGRVFSTMQERISHLNEFVQGYGKFAKLPQPKFEKVAWQALLESVAQEWSFQLEGQLPKTPCYADKIQLSQLLINLLKNAHESDSQLRDITIRIEAKQSGTQAGTLISVSDAGRGMSETVMANALVPFYSTKASGSGLGLALCREIAEAHHGQLSLHNRGDGQSGLVVKVFIPS is encoded by the coding sequence ATGAAAAAATACCTTTCAAGGCTCACAACCCGCACTAAATTACAACTGGCCGTTGTAATGAGTATTGCATTGGTATTAATACCCGTTTTGTTATTGCTAAATGCAACAAGCACGCAAACCATTGTGGTGTTAATCATTGCACTGCCAGTTGGCTGGATTGTTAGTGGGTTATTGACGCAATCGGTTAACTCAGGCATACAAGCGTTAGAGACAGGTTTACTTAATTTTAAAGACGGTGAATTTTCAAGCTTACTTGCCTATAGCGCACAGGATGAACTAGGTCATTTATGCCAAATTTATAACCAAACAGCGGAGCAACTTAGGCAAGAAAAGCAGTGGATCTATCAACGGGAATTGATGCTAGATAAAGTACTGCAATCGTCACCGCAGGCATTGGTGTTAATTGATAGTACAGATCATGTTGTGTTTAGCAATTTAAGTGCAAACCGTTTATTTGCCAGTGACTTAAGACTTGAAGGGCTAACACGTGACGCCCTTTACCAAACGGCGCATGCGCAAATTAAACAAGCAATGGAATCGGGGCGTGATGGCTTATTTCATTTAAAACACGACTCAGATGAAGTGCAAACGTGGCACCTTTCTACCGGCCAGTTCTTACTTAACAATCACCTGCATCACTTATACATTTTTAAGCAATTAACCCGCGAGTTAAGCCGACAAGAAGTCGCTGTTTGGAAAAAAGTAATTCGTATTATAAGCCATGAATTAAATAACTCACTTGGCCCTATGTCGTCGTTGCTGCATAGTGGCCAGTTATTGTCACAAAACCTTGAAGAGCCTAGGCTTGGTCGTGTTTTTTCGACAATGCAAGAGCGCATCAGTCACTTAAACGAGTTTGTGCAGGGTTATGGTAAATTTGCCAAGTTACCTCAACCTAAATTTGAAAAAGTAGCGTGGCAAGCGTTACTTGAAAGCGTCGCCCAAGAATGGTCATTTCAACTTGAAGGGCAGTTACCAAAAACTCCCTGTTATGCAGATAAAATTCAACTGTCGCAGTTGCTGATTAATTTACTCAAAAATGCACATGAATCTGACTCTCAGTTACGTGATATCACAATACGAATAGAAGCGAAACAGTCAGGTACGCAAGCAGGAACCTTAATTAGTGTCAGTGATGCAGGGCGCGGAATGAGCGAAACCGTAATGGCCAATGCCTTAGTGCCGTTTTATTCTACCAAAGCAAGCGGCAGTGGCTTAGGGCTTGCGTTATGCCGCGAAATTGCCGAAGCGCATCACGGGCAACTGAGTTTACATAACCGTGGTGATGGACAATCGGGGTTAGTGGTTAAAGTGTTTATTCCAAGCTAA
- a CDS encoding sigma-54-dependent transcriptional regulator — translation MDKILVIDDNPAVLEALSLILEIHGYDVVTASTPFEAEQIVRYQRISLAIQDMNFTADTTSGEEGRTLFYALRALNPHLPIILITAWTELETAIELVKAGAADYIAKPWDDSKLLTSVANLIELGKAKQDNATFTRQQDERESHHQDANLAGLIFASTAMERVVDMALQLAKSDVSVLITGPNGSGKERIAEIIQLNSNLAAQPFVKVNAGALPSDLIEAELFGAEAGAYTGANKHRIGRFEAADGGTLFLDEIGNLPPSGQMKLLRVLQSGEFERLGSVATQKVQVRVISATNADLLSDIKAGRFREDLYYRLNVIELRLPPLCERKDDIVPLIKHFLPAREIGIATEQALLDYSWPGNVRELENACKRAAVLNPNGPLVFNDFGLLESQAKAQVKENKEPNKAEIEDAMREYQGVIAKVARHFGLSRQALYRRLQKFDIDY, via the coding sequence ATGGATAAAATTCTCGTCATTGATGATAACCCCGCTGTACTTGAAGCATTGTCACTTATTTTAGAGATCCATGGTTACGATGTGGTCACCGCGTCAACGCCTTTTGAAGCCGAGCAAATTGTACGTTATCAACGTATTAGTTTGGCAATTCAAGATATGAACTTTACCGCCGACACCACCTCAGGCGAGGAAGGGCGTACTTTATTTTATGCGCTAAGAGCACTTAATCCGCACTTACCCATTATTTTAATTACCGCATGGACTGAGCTTGAAACCGCCATTGAATTAGTGAAAGCAGGCGCTGCAGATTACATTGCTAAACCGTGGGATGATAGCAAGCTTTTAACCAGTGTTGCTAACCTCATCGAACTTGGTAAAGCCAAACAAGATAACGCCACCTTTACACGCCAGCAAGATGAGCGCGAATCACATCATCAAGATGCCAATCTAGCAGGCCTTATTTTTGCCAGCACCGCCATGGAGCGAGTGGTAGACATGGCATTACAACTGGCCAAATCCGATGTATCGGTATTAATTACCGGCCCAAATGGCAGTGGTAAAGAGCGCATTGCAGAGATTATTCAACTGAATTCCAATTTAGCCGCACAGCCATTTGTCAAAGTTAACGCAGGGGCGTTGCCAAGCGACTTGATTGAAGCAGAATTATTTGGCGCAGAAGCAGGTGCGTACACAGGCGCAAATAAACACCGAATAGGGCGGTTTGAAGCGGCAGACGGCGGCACCTTATTTTTAGATGAAATTGGTAATTTACCCCCCTCAGGGCAAATGAAACTGTTGCGTGTGTTACAAAGTGGCGAATTTGAACGCTTAGGCTCAGTGGCAACGCAAAAAGTGCAAGTACGGGTGATTTCAGCAACCAATGCGGATTTACTGTCTGATATAAAAGCGGGGCGTTTTCGCGAAGACTTGTATTATCGTCTTAATGTTATTGAACTGCGCTTACCGCCGCTTTGCGAACGTAAAGATGATATCGTGCCGCTGATTAAACACTTTTTGCCAGCGCGTGAAATCGGCATTGCAACAGAGCAAGCACTACTTGATTATTCATGGCCTGGCAATGTGCGCGAACTAGAAAACGCCTGTAAACGTGCCGCGGTGTTAAACCCCAATGGCCCGTTAGTGTTTAACGACTTTGGCTTATTGGAGAGCCAAGCTAAAGCACAGGTAAAAGAGAATAAAGAACCCAATAAAGCTGAGATTGAAGATGCAATGCGTGAATATCAGGGCGTTATTGCTAAGGTTGCGCGTCATTTTGGTTTGTCTCGCCAAGCACTTTATCGCCGCCTGCAAAAATTCGATATAGATTATTAA